Proteins encoded by one window of Arachis ipaensis cultivar K30076 chromosome B04, Araip1.1, whole genome shotgun sequence:
- the LOC107637644 gene encoding probable CCR4-associated factor 1 homolog 11: protein MDRSTKPVVVRQVWASNLESEFALLEQILPCYCHVAFDTEFPGFIHVSEKNCHYSKLPPSYTYKLVKANVDSLKLIQLGLALSNYAGHLPDLGTDSCYVWEFNFKGFDVHQDHHNPDAIQLLAEQGIDFAKIKEEGIPIGAFRRLFLRSRFMFSRLNLTWVTFHSSYDFGYMVKVLTGRKLPNDLDVFKVVVSELFGSSVYDMKHMIKFCRGINVGGLEKLAKSLKVDRVAGNSHQAGSDSLLTLQTFFKLRDFYFTADDCDEQDCLNINSFANILFGL, encoded by the coding sequence ATGGATCGTAGCACCAAACCCGTGGTTGTTCGTCAAGTTTGGGCGTCAAATCTTGAATCTGAGTTCGCTCTCCTTGAACAGATTCTTCCCTGTTACTGCCATGTTGCCTTTGACACAGAGTTCCCAGGATTCATCCATGTGTCTGAGAAGAACTGCCACTACTCAAAGCTTCCACCTTCCTACACTTACAAACTCGTAAAGGCCAATGTCGATTCTCTGAAACTCATTCAGTTGGGTCTCGCCCTCTCCAATTATGCCGGCCACTTACCCGACCTTGGCACCGATTCTTGCTACGTCTGGGAATTCAATTTCAAAGGCTTCGACGTCCACCAGGACCATCATAATCCGGACGCAATCCAGTTACTCGCAGAACAAGGAATCGATTTCGCCAAGATTAAGGAAGAGGGGATCCCAATTGGTGCCTTTAGAAGATTGTTTCTGAGATCAAGATTCATGTTTAGTAGGCTGAATCTGACTTGGGTCACTTTTCATAGTTCCTATGATTTTGGGTACATGGTTAAGGTTCTCACTGGAAGGAAATTGCCCAATGATCTTGATGTTTTTAAGGTTGTTGTCTCTGAATTATTCGGGTCTAGTGTTTATGATATGAAGCACATGATTAAGTTTTGCAGAGGAATCAATGTCGGTGGGTTAGAGAAATTGGCGAAGAGTTTGAAGGTTGATCGTGTTGCTGGGAATAGTCATCAAGCCGGTTCGGATAGTTTGTTGACTCTTCAGACTTTTTTCAAACTTAGGGATTTTTATTTTACTGCTGATGATTGTGACGAGCAAGATTGTTTGAACATCAATTCCTTTGCGAATATCTTATTTGGTttataa